A stretch of the Papaver somniferum cultivar HN1 chromosome 6, ASM357369v1, whole genome shotgun sequence genome encodes the following:
- the LOC113289868 gene encoding leucine-rich repeat receptor-like serine/threonine-protein kinase BAM3: MADNSIKQIILLYFLLCLFFLSTSHSSSVVLIKQAKILISLKQSFQTFPSSLNTWNEPNYSSLCSSWVGIKCNNYQTIVSLDISNSQISGVLSPVITHLTSLVNLSISNNNFSGSFPSQIHRIKSLKYLNVSTNHFNGTLKWGFIELKELEVLDCYDNNFNGFLPLGVTQLPKLIHLDFGGNFFTGNIPPSYGVMKQLKFLSVKGNDLNGVIPSELSNLTQLEYLYLGYYNVFKGGIPSDFGKLVNLVCLDMSSCELQGSIPSELGFLKQLDTLFLQTNQLTGLIPPELGKLSNLRSLDLSNNDFTGEVPAELSQLKELTLLNLFMNRFHGEIPDFIAELPSLQVLQLWQNNFTGIIPPKLGTSGRLKFLDVSTNKLTGLVPKSLCFARTLETLILLRNFLFGPLPKDLGECLTLKRVRLGQNYLTGSIPDGFLYLPMLTLMELQSNYLTGSISEEHNKVSSPTELDQLNLSNNRLSGSLPRSIGNFTGLKILQLNGNGFSGKIPSELGNLKHLLKLDMSKNKLSGELPPEVGYCLLLSYIDLSQNQLSGPIPVQIAQIQVLNYLNISWNQLNQSLPKEIGSIKSLTSADFSHNDLSGLIPETGQFAYLNSTAFVGNPKLCGGGSNDLSINQCISSSNLSSSGFAQRRTRSTMFGRYKLVFALGLLACSLAFAVVAIMKTKSIRRKDPEAWKLTAFQKLDFGQDDILECLKENNIIGRGGAGIVYKGTMPNGENIAVKRLLGITKGSSHDDNGFSAEVQTLGRIRHRNIVRLIAFCSNKDTNLLVYEYMPNGSLGEVLHGKRGGYLNWETRLKIAMEAAKGLCYLHHDCSPLILHRDVKSNNILLDSDFEAHVADFGLAKFLQDTGTSECMSAIAGSYGYIAPEYAYTLKVDEKSDVYSFGVVLLELITGRRPVGDFGNGEEENGLVDIVQWTKMITDWNKENVTKILDERLLVPVNNCKNTSIPFLNEAVQVFFVGMLCVQEHSLERPTMREVVQMLSQAKELQPLLPATSSTCTFTLPISS, from the exons ATGGCAGATAATTCTATTAAGCAGATTATCTTGTTATATtttcttctatgtctcttcttCTTGTCAACTTCACATAGTTCATCGGTAGTGCTCATAAAACAAGCTAAGATCCTGATATCATTGAAACAATCTTTTCagacttttccttcttctttaaaCACTTGGAATGAACCAAACTACTCATCACTCTGCTCATCATGGGTTGGAATCAAATGTAATAATTATCAAACAATAGTCTCTCTGGATATATCAAATTCACAAATTTCTGGTGTTTTATCTCCTGTCATCACTCACCTTACAAGTTTAGTTAATCTTTCCATTTCTAATAATAATTTCTCCGGTTCATTTCCATCACAAATTCATCGAATAAAAAGTTTGAAGTATTTGAATGTGTCAACAAATCATTTTAATGGAACCTTGAAATGGGGTTTCATtgagttgaaagaattagaagtatTGGATTGTTACGATAATAACTTCAACGGGTTTCTTCCTTTAGGTGTAACCCAACTTCCTAAACTGATACACTTGGATTTTGGTGGGAATTTCTTCACTGGAAACATTCCACCTAGTTACGGAGTTATGAAACAGCTGAAATTTCTGTCGGTAAAAGGAAATGATTTGAATGGGGTGATACCAAGTGAGCTTAGTAATCTTACTCAGCTTGAATATCTTTACTTGGGATATTACAACGTCTTCAAAGGCGGTATTCCATCGGATTTTGGAAAGCTTGTGAACCTTGTTTGTCTTGACATGTCAAGTTGTGAATTACAAGGTTCAATTCCATCAGAGCTGGGTTTCTTGAAGCAGTTGGATACTCTTTTCCTGCAGACAAATCAACTGACTGGTTTAATTCCACCAGAGTTGGGAAAATTAAGTAACTTGAGATCACTGGATCTTTCGAATAACGACTTCACAGGAGAGGTACCAGCTGAGTTGTCTCAACTCAAGGAGCTTACTTTActcaatttgttcatgaataggTTTCATGGCGAGATCCCAGATTTCATTGCGGAGTTGCCAAGTTTACAAGTGTTGCAGTTATGGCAGAATAACTTTACTGGAATTATACCGCCAAAGCTGGGAACGAGTGGGAGGTTAAAGTTTCTTGATGTCTCAACAAATAAACTCACTGGTTTGGTTCCTAAATCACTTTGTTTTGCTAGGACACTAGAGACTTTGATTTTGTTGCGGAATTTTCTGTTTGGTCCGTTGCCCAAGGATCTCGGCGAGTGTCTGACACTCAAGAGAGTACGACTAGGACAGAATTACTTAACCGGGTCGATACCAGATGGCTTTCTTTACTTGCCAATGTTGACACTAATGGAACTTCAAAGTAATTACCTGACTGGAAGTATTTCAGAAGAGCACAACAAGGTGTCTTCACCTACAGAGCTAGACCAACTCAACTTATCAAACAATCGCCTATCGGGATCACTTCCTCGTTCGATTGGGAACTTCACGGGACTGAAGATACTTCAACTCAACGGCAACGGCTTCAGTGGTAAGATACCGTCTGAGCTGGGTAATTTGAAACATCTGTTAAAGTTAGATATGAGTAAGAACAAATTGTCTGGTGAGCTTCCACCTGAGGTAGGTTACTGTCTGTTGCTGTCTTACATCGACTTGAGCCAAAACCAACTTTCTGGTCCAATCCCAGTTCAAATTGCTCAAATTCAAGTGCTGAATTATCTCAACATATCTTGGAACCAATTGAACCAAAGTCTTCCCAAGGAAATTGGTTCTATCAAAAGTTTAACGTCAGCTGATTTTTCTCATAATGACTTGTCTGGATTGATTCCCGAAACTGGTCAATTCGCATACTTGAACTCAACTGCCTTCGTGGGTAACCCAAAGCTGTGCGGTGGTGGGTCTAATGATCTGAGCATAAACCAGTGTATCTCTTCGTCGAATTTATCATCGTCAGGGTTTGCTCAACGACGTACTCGGTCTACAATGTTTGGCAGGTATAAGCTGGTTTTCGCATTAGGTCTATTAGCTTGTTCTTTAGCATTTGCAGTTGTGGCGATTATGAAGACTAAATCGATACGAAGAAAGGATCCCGAGGCATGGAAACTCACAGCATTTCAGAAACTAGACTTTGGGCAGGACGATATCTTAGAATGTCTAAAAGAGAATAACATCATAGGGAGAGGCGGAGCTGGTATAGTTTATAAAGGAACAATGCCAAACGGAGAAAACATCGCTGTAAAGAGATTACTGGGGATAACCAAAGGCTCTTCTCATGATGATAATGGGTTCTCAGCAGAAGTACAAACATTGGGTAGGATTAGACATCGAAATATCGTTAGACTGATAGCGTTTTGTTCGAATAAAGACACAAATTTGCTTGTTTACGAGTACATGCCCAACGGAAGCTTAGGTGAAGTTCTACACGGAAAGAGAGGAGGATATCTGAATTGGGAAACCAGACTTAAAATCGCAATGGAAGCTGCAAAGGGTCTTTGTTATTTGCACCATGATTGTTCTCCTTTGATACTTCATCGCGACGTAAAATCAAATAACATTTTGCTGGACTCCGATTTTGAAGCTCATGTTGCAGATTTCGGACTCGCTAAATTCTTGCAAGATACAGGAACATCGGAATGCATGTCTGCCATCGCTGGTTCTTACGGTTACATCGCTCCAG AGTACGCGTACACATTGAAAGTGGATGAAAAGAGTGATGTATACAGCTTTGGAGTTGTATTGCTAGAACTCATAACAGGAAGAAGACCAGTTGGTGATTTTGGTAACGGGGAAGAAGAGAATGGATTAGTAGATATTGTTCAATGGACAAAGATGATTACCGATTGGAACAAAGAAAATGTGACGAAGATATTAGATGAAAGATTACTAGTACCGGTAAACAATTGCAAAAATACAAGTATCCCTTTTCTAAATGAAGCCGTGCAAGTATTCTTTGTAGGGATGTTATGTGTTCAAGAACATAGTTTAGAGAGACCAACTATGAGAGAAGTTGTTCAGATGCTTTCTCAGGCCAAAGAACTACAACCACTGCTACCAGCTACCAGTTCTACCTGCACATTTACATTACCAATCTCATCATGA